A single Arachidicoccus sp. BS20 DNA region contains:
- a CDS encoding REP-associated tyrosine transposase codes for MSFAYTIKDQHALYFVTFTVHQWVDVFSRKEYRDILIENLRYCQHHKGLKIYAWVIMGNHCHLIVQSEKEKLSDIIRDFKKYTAKTIYRSIENNPAESRKEWLLKTLMFKEKIWFWEEGYHGEEIFSEAFFKTKAMYIHQNPVRAGIVEKEEEYLYSSAGDFYGVRKGLLDVSEY; via the coding sequence ATGAGTTTTGCATACACTATAAAAGACCAGCACGCATTGTACTTTGTTACTTTTACTGTCCATCAGTGGGTGGATGTTTTTTCGCGTAAAGAATACCGGGATATATTGATAGAAAATTTGCGTTATTGCCAACATCATAAAGGACTGAAAATATATGCCTGGGTAATTATGGGCAATCACTGCCATTTGATTGTTCAAAGTGAGAAAGAAAAATTAAGTGATATTATCCGCGACTTTAAGAAATACACGGCAAAAACTATTTATCGTAGTATAGAAAATAATCCGGCAGAAAGCAGGAAAGAGTGGTTGTTAAAAACGCTTATGTTTAAAGAAAAAATTTGGTTTTGGGAAGAAGGCTATCATGGCGAAGAAATTTTCAGTGAAGCATTTTTTAAAACAAAAGCAATGTATATACACCAAAATCCTGTTCGGGCAGGTATTGTAGAAAAAGAAGAAGAATATTTGTATAGCAGCGCAGGAGATTTTTACGGTGTAAGAAAAGGTTTATTGGATGTAAGCGAGTATTAA
- a CDS encoding helix-turn-helix domain-containing protein, translated as MWAYLPTKIFINKQTLLRSKRQRHMVVDNEDFLKAFGKVLQQRRKAQNLSYRKMAQLCNIDHSDISKIEKGEVNIRLLTLVELAKGLNIAPQNLLDFEFEFKD; from the coding sequence ATGTGGGCTTATTTACCCACAAAAATTTTTATAAATAAACAGACCTTGCTCCGCAGCAAACGGCAGCGGCACATGGTGGTAGATAATGAAGATTTCCTGAAAGCTTTCGGCAAAGTGCTTCAGCAGCGGAGAAAAGCCCAAAATTTGAGCTACCGCAAAATGGCACAGCTTTGTAATATCGACCATAGCGACATCAGTAAAATAGAAAAAGGCGAGGTAAATATCCGTCTTTTAACACTTGTCGAACTTGCCAAAGGATTAAATATAGCACCTCAAAATTTATTGGATTTTGAATTTGAATTTAAGGATTAA
- a CDS encoding helix-turn-helix domain-containing protein: MKKSAFDQLFILQEMQIQGTVSLPLIENRFYLVYLETSDADAAFSVETMNISSRLGSKNLLVFDTTTGCCQKDIVISTTSQVTAHILCYTSTRIGLSYYGNVVFLEVYSKGIQLYSSNDNAIEEQDFDMVKLYFTAAAYLVNKSSAYTQFMPMLNILSILACIKSWYMNAESLIAVKFSEAGEIAYRYNSLLDEHFKKEIALNFYVKQLQLRSSRELYDATQKIFGVSPKQMMQRKVISEAQKMLLLSNLSIKEIGYELGFSEPTNFNKFFQKHCNISPKGFREKAKRNEL, from the coding sequence ATGAAAAAAAGTGCGTTTGACCAATTATTTATTTTGCAAGAAATGCAAATCCAAGGTACTGTAAGCTTACCGCTTATCGAAAACAGATTTTACCTTGTCTATCTGGAAACATCCGATGCTGATGCTGCTTTTTCAGTAGAAACAATGAATATCTCGTCCCGTCTGGGCAGTAAAAATTTACTTGTATTTGATACAACTACGGGGTGTTGCCAGAAAGATATTGTGATTTCGACCACGTCGCAGGTCACGGCACATATTCTTTGTTATACCAGCACCAGAATTGGGTTGTCATACTATGGCAACGTAGTATTTTTAGAAGTATATTCAAAAGGAATACAGCTATACAGTTCAAATGACAATGCTATAGAGGAGCAGGATTTTGATATGGTAAAGCTGTATTTTACAGCTGCGGCTTATCTAGTGAATAAGAGCAGCGCATATACCCAATTCATGCCCATGCTTAATATTCTGAGTATTCTGGCGTGTATTAAAAGCTGGTATATGAATGCCGAGTCGCTTATCGCTGTAAAATTTTCTGAAGCAGGAGAAATAGCTTACCGCTATAATTCATTGCTGGACGAGCATTTTAAAAAAGAAATTGCCTTAAATTTTTATGTGAAACAGTTACAACTGAGGTCGTCCAGAGAGTTGTACGATGCCACACAGAAAATTTTCGGTGTTTCGCCCAAGCAAATGATGCAAAGAAAAGTAATATCCGAAGCACAAAAAATGTTGTTATTGTCCAATTTATCTATTAAAGAAATCGGGTATGAATTGGGCTTTTCAGAACCTACTAATTTCAACAAATTCTTTCAGAAGCATTGTAATATTTCGCCCAAAGGGTTTAGGGAAAAGGCTAAGCGGAACGAATTATGA
- a CDS encoding fimbrial biogenesis chaperone: MFFYTRKSVLTLITAFLCLLSVRGFSQSVGVTVTPSRLYFVPGQLSVQRVSITNPSNYRPLEIGISMFDWKYDSLGSNVITGIGTLKNTLANYIKVAQGTYFTLKPGETKDVDVVCNVPKDADTLSYRTTMMYIAQLNPGNVTDSKGASFRVTVRIGIKLYQSSNPSPDVNLEIGNLYAVKDSGITRQVALVFDNTGNLWTNGKISYELLNNNTGKKSKMPDVEFYTLPGDHRTVYAKLPDNLPKGEYTLTTVLRYNDGKGIKIADLKMEL; the protein is encoded by the coding sequence ATGTTTTTTTATACACGAAAATCTGTTTTAACTTTAATTACAGCTTTTTTATGCCTGCTTTCGGTTAGGGGATTTTCCCAGTCGGTAGGCGTTACGGTTACGCCTTCAAGGTTGTACTTTGTACCGGGACAGTTAAGTGTTCAAAGAGTGTCTATTACCAATCCAAGCAATTACCGACCGCTGGAAATAGGTATTTCTATGTTTGACTGGAAGTACGACTCATTGGGAAGCAACGTGATTACAGGTATTGGTACGCTTAAAAATACGCTGGCAAATTATATCAAAGTTGCACAGGGAACATACTTTACCTTAAAGCCGGGCGAAACAAAAGATGTAGATGTTGTGTGCAATGTGCCTAAAGATGCCGATACGCTTTCATATCGAACCACGATGATGTATATCGCCCAGTTAAATCCGGGAAATGTAACAGATTCAAAAGGCGCTTCTTTTCGGGTAACGGTAAGAATAGGTATTAAACTATATCAGTCGTCCAATCCTTCTCCCGATGTAAATTTAGAAATAGGTAATTTGTATGCCGTAAAAGACAGTGGCATTACCCGTCAGGTAGCGCTGGTATTTGATAATACCGGCAACTTATGGACAAACGGGAAAATATCCTATGAATTGTTGAACAATAATACGGGAAAGAAGAGTAAAATGCCGGATGTGGAATTTTATACATTACCGGGAGACCACAGGACTGTATATGCAAAACTGCCCGATAATTTACCCAAAGGCGAATACACCCTTACAACTGTGCTGCGATACAACGACGGCAAAGGAATCAAAATAGCTGACTTGAAAATGGAATTATAA
- a CDS encoding carboxypeptidase-like regulatory domain-containing protein, whose amino-acid sequence MLSAGVYLLCSYNAALAQMPANTIECGYVDSVINNEFQTYISSTIHIKNKSTEEWKGRIVFEETDDIKVMGDKVLDINLSAGQSYFSPVRYFLGKNVTAGEYHLKAEVYDAATGQKINEAMLTLHVAAKTDVRLVPVKEAVTLPQKGDTLDVAVKVSNLGNRQQRLTIVWSLPPDIRSKAYSCEINLNAYSDSVLHLQLPVTKKMAKYNLFRINAKAIFVSSGELASLASVAVQKLGSKKIYTIGDGSNLRANSPNYVSFSTEGLGNSSTAYHLHSLWSGYAGPGKLKFEFDGYKWNRSQYGTQISNTYLDYQVKDVGVRVGSIFEGGEVNLNGIGAKIYTIDTLNNGTVLSNSVGAVNKNFNLAQLSNTTFNYGKSAWAESDWKNNAHEFSSQIAYDEEPFYNTKSVLWTNNYTRKISRAFTYGGKLAIGDTWLISDKSVSKMSVMANVFMRAVIGRGFSFSGDNYYSGPYYSGMRKGAQSFNERISKQLDKSNMLWLGLNYNAYQPKYMFLNDSINAIDYQSKIITGEFGWSGELKKVARFSIIPSVYHEQNNQYLIYNRKQLTEMNSLRMGTTWGFSFGNQLSSSLRVDAGYNRHLSGNEHYMFRSSVSMNYRFLNFSATRQLGPQYLSDLFLITDSTVSNKVSRTQFSFGGNKSFLNNAMNVSLNCFYDNESYTKNVMLNGQLGYQSYAARYWVNVMLMDNPNYHITKNFQVGITYMLGATNPLTVNNKSSLYVKVNQVSGKANTSSPATDYVVLINKEMLVTDNAGNIAYTKLPAGDYVIKCLPQSGWMAEDQTIHLAYKQTQKITISLVQTSKLSGHLSITKDPVKAYPVSDDSSARSIVAIDENGKQFYTKTDQSGDYSFYLPEGTYSISVADLPAEMEVQSAPGKETVTMNHEISGVDFKLHIKSRNIETKHFGG is encoded by the coding sequence ATGCTTTCGGCAGGGGTGTATCTTTTGTGCAGTTACAATGCTGCACTTGCCCAAATGCCTGCCAACACAATAGAATGCGGTTATGTGGATTCTGTAATAAATAATGAGTTTCAAACGTATATATCATCAACTATACACATTAAAAACAAAAGTACTGAGGAATGGAAGGGAAGAATTGTTTTTGAAGAAACTGATGATATTAAAGTCATGGGCGATAAAGTGTTAGATATAAACCTGTCTGCCGGACAGTCTTATTTTTCTCCCGTGCGATACTTTCTCGGCAAAAATGTAACGGCAGGCGAATATCATTTAAAAGCAGAAGTATATGATGCAGCCACAGGACAGAAGATAAATGAAGCAATGCTCACGTTGCACGTTGCCGCTAAAACAGATGTGCGCCTTGTTCCCGTAAAAGAAGCTGTAACGCTGCCGCAAAAAGGCGATACGCTGGATGTCGCCGTTAAGGTAAGCAATCTCGGAAACCGGCAGCAGCGCTTAACTATTGTATGGAGCTTGCCGCCGGACATTCGTTCCAAAGCATACAGCTGCGAAATAAACCTGAATGCATATTCCGATTCGGTATTGCATTTACAGTTGCCGGTTACAAAGAAAATGGCAAAGTATAATCTTTTCCGCATCAATGCCAAAGCCATTTTTGTTTCCTCAGGCGAGCTTGCTTCGCTGGCATCTGTGGCTGTACAAAAATTGGGAAGCAAAAAAATATATACCATAGGCGACGGTTCTAACCTGCGTGCAAACTCTCCAAACTATGTTTCTTTCAGCACCGAAGGCTTGGGCAATTCTTCCACCGCATATCATCTCCATTCGTTATGGTCGGGCTATGCAGGACCCGGAAAACTGAAATTTGAATTTGACGGCTATAAATGGAACCGCTCGCAATACGGTACGCAAATTTCCAATACATACCTTGATTATCAGGTAAAAGACGTGGGTGTAAGAGTCGGGAGTATTTTTGAAGGCGGCGAAGTAAATCTTAATGGAATAGGCGCAAAAATATATACAATAGATACGCTGAACAATGGAACGGTGCTGAGCAATTCGGTGGGCGCTGTAAATAAAAATTTTAACCTGGCTCAGTTGTCCAATACTACTTTTAATTACGGCAAATCGGCTTGGGCGGAAAGCGACTGGAAAAATAATGCACACGAATTTTCTTCTCAGATAGCTTACGACGAAGAACCTTTCTACAATACCAAGAGTGTTTTATGGACAAACAATTATACGCGAAAAATAAGCCGAGCATTTACTTATGGCGGAAAATTAGCGATAGGCGATACATGGCTGATTTCCGATAAATCGGTATCAAAAATGTCGGTAATGGCAAATGTGTTTATGCGTGCTGTCATAGGCAGAGGATTTTCTTTTTCCGGCGATAATTATTATTCCGGCCCGTATTATTCGGGTATGAGAAAAGGTGCGCAAAGCTTTAATGAGCGCATTTCCAAACAACTTGATAAATCAAATATGCTGTGGCTGGGCTTAAACTACAACGCTTATCAGCCCAAATATATGTTTCTGAATGACAGCATCAACGCCATTGATTACCAAAGTAAAATCATCACGGGCGAATTTGGATGGTCGGGCGAGCTGAAAAAAGTTGCAAGATTCAGCATTATACCTTCTGTGTATCATGAACAAAACAACCAGTATCTGATATACAATCGGAAACAATTAACAGAGATGAATTCGTTGAGAATGGGCACTACATGGGGCTTTTCATTCGGCAATCAGCTTTCAAGCAGTCTGCGTGTCGATGCCGGTTATAACCGGCATCTTTCGGGAAATGAACATTATATGTTCAGGTCAAGCGTGAGCATGAATTATCGTTTTTTAAATTTTTCCGCCACGCGCCAGTTAGGTCCGCAATACCTGTCGGATTTATTTCTTATTACCGATAGCACAGTCAGTAATAAAGTTTCGCGTACGCAATTCTCTTTTGGCGGCAACAAATCGTTTCTGAACAATGCTATGAATGTTTCGCTTAATTGTTTTTATGACAACGAATCTTATACAAAAAATGTAATGCTCAACGGGCAGTTAGGCTACCAGTCCTATGCGGCAAGATATTGGGTAAATGTAATGCTGATGGACAATCCCAATTATCATATTACCAAGAATTTCCAAGTAGGCATTACATATATGCTTGGTGCAACCAATCCGCTTACGGTTAACAATAAATCGTCGTTATATGTAAAAGTCAATCAGGTGTCCGGTAAAGCAAATACTTCCTCGCCTGCAACGGACTATGTAGTGTTGATTAACAAAGAAATGCTGGTAACGGATAATGCCGGAAATATTGCTTATACCAAGTTACCCGCAGGCGATTATGTAATTAAATGTTTGCCGCAATCGGGCTGGATGGCAGAAGACCAGACTATCCATCTGGCATACAAACAAACGCAAAAGATAACCATCAGCCTTGTACAGACTTCAAAATTATCGGGGCATCTGTCCATTACGAAAGACCCGGTAAAAGCTTATCCTGTTTCCGACGATTCATCTGCCAGAAGTATTGTAGCCATAGATGAAAACGGGAAGCAATTCTATACGAAAACAGACCAGTCGGGCGATTATTCTTTCTATTTGCCGGAAGGAACATACAGCATTTCTGTTGCAGACCTACCGGCAGAAATGGAAGTGCAAAGTGCGCCCGGAAAAGAAACCGTAACGATGAACCATGAAATATCCGGTGTGGACTTTAAACTGCATATCAAGTCGAGAAATATCGAAACGAAACACTTTGGAGGATAG
- a CDS encoding 2-hydroxyacid dehydrogenase, with translation MKVYTTRIIPDAGIAILKNAGCEVVQHSESHDLLKEELIKICQDFDALLIAGHVKLDEEFFSKCQHLKAVSLLSVGYDNVDINAATKYKIPVGHTPDVLSGATADTAFLLMLAVSRKAFYMYDYIKQGKWNFYQPTANLGIELNNKVLGIFGLGRIGIELAKKAKGAYNMSIIYHNRKRNEEAERLPGARFVSFDELLQQSDILSVHANLSAETRGIFNKDAFAKMKPTSIFINTARGAMHNEQDLTEALQNGSIWGAGLDVTNPEPMSKNNVLLTMPTVCVLPHQGSATVETRSAMAKLAAENIVAIFEGKQMPHTVNKEVYAQ, from the coding sequence ATTGAAAAACGCAGGCTGTGAAGTAGTGCAGCATTCCGAAAGCCACGATTTACTAAAAGAAGAATTGATTAAAATTTGTCAGGATTTTGATGCGCTGCTTATTGCAGGTCATGTAAAACTGGACGAGGAATTTTTCAGCAAGTGTCAGCATTTAAAAGCCGTATCGTTACTGTCCGTCGGCTATGACAATGTAGATATTAATGCTGCTACAAAATATAAAATTCCTGTTGGGCATACACCCGATGTTTTAAGCGGAGCTACCGCAGACACAGCGTTTCTGTTAATGCTTGCCGTATCGCGCAAAGCGTTTTATATGTACGATTATATCAAGCAGGGCAAGTGGAATTTTTATCAGCCGACGGCAAATCTCGGCATTGAACTAAATAATAAGGTACTCGGCATTTTCGGGCTTGGAAGAATAGGAATTGAGCTGGCTAAAAAAGCAAAAGGCGCGTACAATATGAGCATTATTTATCACAACCGTAAACGCAACGAAGAGGCAGAACGCTTGCCGGGAGCGCGTTTCGTGAGCTTTGACGAACTCCTACAGCAAAGTGATATACTATCTGTTCACGCAAATTTATCGGCTGAAACAAGAGGCATTTTTAATAAAGATGCTTTTGCAAAAATGAAGCCCACGTCTATTTTCATCAACACGGCGAGAGGCGCGATGCACAACGAACAAGACTTAACCGAAGCCTTGCAAAACGGAAGCATCTGGGGTGCGGGCTTGGACGTAACCAATCCGGAGCCGATGTCGAAAAACAATGTTTTATTGACCATGCCAACCGTATGCGTACTGCCGCATCAAGGCTCAGCCACAGTGGAAACAAGAAGTGCAATGGCGAAGCTTGCAGCGGAAAACATCGTAGCAATTTTTGAGGGAAAACAAATGCCGCATACCGTGAATAAGGAAGTGTATGCGCAATAA